In Gossypium arboreum isolate Shixiya-1 chromosome 5, ASM2569848v2, whole genome shotgun sequence, a single genomic region encodes these proteins:
- the LOC108453140 gene encoding protein CHLOROPLAST IMPORT APPARATUS 2-like, with the protein MSSSCLGRTYALDLEIIKSPPTSTSSSSSTLSDAINSPLAISTRKPRSPRKRPNQTYSEAAALLSTAYPYIFPAKTFAKPPKFTLPPPSSFFPDSSSQLLLFPFRHLHHSGFLLHHQSPIREKPSSLIDSKADTTSWASQTSSGEVSSHGGGDSMETDYFNTEFQDDFDAESIILDEETEQGIDSIMGNLSVNQDTWDAESNGRCRFTHLGSWYTNPIPMAMGLRKGIGALRHVDQGNCWNFSTVDVLQISPKTSPTITTTSRADKKKRKNKAEKPIAAAETPNPKPNDTGLKLKLKLNYENVVNAWSDGASPFSEEPPADDDVYARLAQVELLSEGEAEAEAEGGGRKASVLRYKQKRHTRLLSTKIRYQVRKVNADRRPRIKGRFVRRPSSSTVSEER; encoded by the exons ATGAGTTCGTCGTGTTTAGGCAGGACGTATGCTTTAGACCTTGAAATAATAAAATCACCACCCACATCAACCTCCTCCTCTTCTTCAACTCTCTCCGATGCCATCAATTCCCCACTCGCCATCTCCACCCGCAAACCCCGTTCCCCTCGTAAACGCCCCAACCAAACCTACTCTGAAGCTGCCGCCCTCCTTTCCACTGCCTACCCTTATATCTTCCCCGCCAAAACCTTCGCTAAACCCCCAAAATTCACCCTCCCTCCTCCTTCCTCTTTCTTCCCTGATTCTTCTTCTCAATTATTATTGTTCCCTTTCCGCCATCTCCACCACTCTGGTTTCTTGCTCCACCATCAATCACCCATTCGGGAAAAGCCCAGTTCCCTCATTGACTCCAAAGCCGACACCACCTCCTGGGCCTCCCAAACTAGTAGTGGAGAAGTCAGTTCCCATGGAGGAGGAGATTCCATGGAAACTGACTACTTTAACACTGAATTCCAAGATGATTTCGATGCAGAATCCATTATTCTGGATGAAGAAACTGAGCAAGGTATTGATAGCATTATGGGGAACCTGAGTGTCAACCAGGACACATGGGATGCTGAATCAAACGGCAGATGTCGGTTTACCCATTTAGGTTCATGGTATACCAATCCCATCCCCATGGCCATGGGATTAAGGAAAGGAATAGGAGCATTGAGACATGTTGACCAAGGGAATTGCTGGAATTTCTCAACCGTAGATGTGCTTCAAATCTCACCCAAAACCAGCCCCACAATAACCACCACCAGTAGAGCCgacaaaaagaaaaggaaaaacaagGCGGAAAAACCAATTGCGGCGGCGGAAACTCCAAATCCGAAGCCTAACGACACTGGGTTGAAActgaaattaaaattgaattacgAGAATGTGGTGAATGCCTGGTCTGACGGTGCCTCTCCTTTCTCTGAGGAACCTCCTGCAGATGATGATGTCTAT GCCAGGCTGGCGCAGGTGGAATTATTGAGTGAGGGGGAGGCGGAGGCGGAGGCCGAAGGCGGAGGGAGGAAAGCAAGCGTGCTTCGCTACAAACAGAAGCGGCATACGCGCCTCCTCTCTACCAAAATCAGGTATCAAGTCCGAAAAGTCAACGCTGATCGACGCCCCAGAATCAAG GGACGATTTGTAAGAAGGCCAAGTTCTTCTACCGTGAGTGAAGAAAGGTGA
- the LOC108453139 gene encoding pathogenesis-related homeodomain protein, giving the protein MRGTGKKLTDHGSAKSSSSKREAGSKLIATLKKFKNRCKISHGRVRKPKHHVKKVSSTLLKRKVTASVTKGTGNDVSSARKVGCKTNLHKANKKGSSKKLGLSKLQGKNAICASLEENGKKDNADVRIKKLTKKTKKGQKDKVELDEASRLQRRTRYLLIKMKLEQNLIDAYSGEGWKGQSREKIKPEKELQRAKKQILKCKLGIREAIRQLDSLSSVGSIEGSVIAPDGSVYHEHIFCAKCKLREAFPDNDIVLCDGTCNRAFHQKCLDPPLDTEHIPPGDQGWFCKFCECKMEIIEAMNAHIGTHFSVDSHWQDIFKDEAAFPDDANASLNPGDEWPSDDSEDDDYDPERRENSCRISGTATDGDESDETDNSTSLSWSVDSEDLSGFGRHENHPFDSGGDSYETSDGEILSGRRRRRAVDYRKLYDEMFGKDAPPYEQVSEDEDWGPGKRKHREKESDAASTLMTLYESETKFLNIETTEVKRQLPSDLKSRRPFFRIPPTAVEKLREVFAENELPSRVVRENLSKELGLEPEKVNKWFKNARYLALKSRKVERADHLQSSSPRVSKEPEVEAPKRKDTEIMALEDMSEATLVRTPKRLKAKLRKSPNSKSVCTTVDRSPHNGLSIVSHTNSDKVSKELSDDVILKKLLNVKKKGGKEKRVKIIGGGGGLEAFELEMERLCRAKVRLENMKQTLLGLESRKARKLNKRRRRVHEESVIYIPIAELKEKVV; this is encoded by the exons ATGCGTGGTACTGGAAAGAAATTAACGGATCACGGATCTGCCAAATCCTCTTCTTCTAAGAGAGAAGCTGGGTCTAAGCTAATTGCAAcgctaaaaaaatttaaaaaccgaTGCAAAATTTCCCATGGCAGAGTACGTAAGCCCAAACATCATGTTAAGAAAGTTAGTTCGACCTTGTTGAAGAGGAAAGTTACTGCTTCTGTTACCAAGGGGACGGGAAATGATGTCTCTTCCGCCAGAAAAGTCGGTTGTAAGACAAACCTGCACAAAGCAAACAAGAAAGGGTCTTCTAAGAAGCTGGGTTTGTCGAAGCTTCAAGGTAAAAATGCTATATGTGCTAGTTTGGAGGAGAATGGCAAAAAGGATAATGCAGATGTTAGAATTAAAAAACTAACCAAGAAGACTAAGAAGGGGCAAAAGGATAAGGTGGAGTTAGATGAAGCATCTCGATTGCAGAGGAGAACTAGGTACCTTCTGATTAAGATGAAGCTGGAACAGAATCTTATTGATGCTTACTCTGGGGAAGGCTGGAAGGGTCAAAG TCGAGAAAAGATTAAGCCAGAAAAGGAACTGCAGAGAGCCAAGAAACAAATCTTGAAGTGCAAACTTGGGATACGCGAGGCAATTCGCCAGTTGGATTCACTTAGTTCAGTAGGGAGCATTGAAGGCTCTGTTATTGCTCCAGATGGCTCTGTTTACCATGAACAT ATATTTTGTGCAAAGTGCAAGTTACGTGAGGCTTTTCCAGATAATGATATAGTACTTTGTGATGGAACATGCAACCGGGCCTTCCACCAAAAGTGCCTGGATCCTCCACTGGACACTGAACATA TACCCCCGGGAGATCAGGGCTGGTTTTGCAAATTTTGTGAATGTAAGATGGAAATTATAGaagcaatgaatgcacatattgGCACCCATTTCTCTGTTGACAGCCATTGGCAG GATATTTTCAAAGATGAAGCTGCTTTCCCTGATGATGCGAATGCATCACTAAATCCAGGGGATGAATGGCCTTCAGACGATTCTGAAGATGATGATTATGATCCGGAGAGGAGGGAGAACAGCTGCAGGATCAGTGGAACAGCCACTGATGGTGATGAATCGGATGAAACAGACAATTCAACCAGTTTAAGTTGGTCTGTGGATAGTGAAGATCTTTCTGGATTCGGAAGGCATGAAAACCATCCATTTGACAGTGGCGGAGATTCTTATGAAACCAGTGATGGGGAAATTCTTAGTGGCCGTAGGAGGCGAAGAGCAGTTGATTACAGGAAGCTATATGAT GAAATGTTTGGAAAGGATGCCCCTCCATATGAGCAAGTCAGTGAAGATGAAGATTGGGGTCCTGGTAAAAGAAAGCATAGAGAAAAAGAGTCAGATGCTGCCAGCACACTTATGACTTTGTATGAAAGTgagacaaaatttcttaacattGAAACCACAGAAGTGAAAAGACAGCTACCTTCAGACCTGAAGAGCAGGCGACCATTTTTCAGAATTCCTCCCACTGCAGTAGAG AAACTCCGAGAGGTATTTGCTGAGAATGAACTTCCATCTAGAGTCGTCAGGGAGAACCTTTCAAAGGAATTAGGCCTTGAGCCTGAAAAG GTAAATAAATGGTTCAAGAATGCCCGCTACTTGGCACTAAAAAGCAGAAAG GTAGAGAGAGCAGATCATCTTCAGAGCTCTTCTCCTAGAGTCTCCAAGGAGCCTGAAGTGGAAGCTCCAAAGAGGAAGGATACTGAAATCATGGCATTGGAAGATATGTCAGAAGCAACTTTGGTACGGACACCAAAGAGATTGAAAGCAAAATTGAGAAAGAGTCCAAACTCAAAGTCAGTATGCACCACTGTAGATAGAAGTCCACATAATGGACTCTCAATTGTTTCACATACAAACAGCGACAAG GTGAGTAAGGAGTTGAGTGACGATGTTATATTGAAGAAGCTTTTAAATGTGAAAAAGAAGGGGGGGAAGGAGAAGAGGGTGAAGATTATTGGAGGGGGTGGTGGGTTAGAAGCATTTGAGTTGGAGATGGAAAGACTTTGTAGGGCTAAGGTTAGGCTTGAGAACATGAAGCAAACATTATTAGGACTAGAAAGTAGGAAAGCAAGGAAGTTGAATAAAAGGCGGCGGCGGGTACATGAAGAATCGGTTATTTATATTCCGATTGCCGAGCTAAAGGAGAAGGTGGTTTGA
- the LOC108450853 gene encoding putative clathrin assembly protein At5g57200 — translation MGSFKSFRQAYGALKDSTTVGLAKVNSDFKDLDIAIVKATNHVECPPKERHVRKILAATAVARPRADIAYCIHALAKRLSKTRNWIVAIKVLIVIHRSLREGDPTFREELMNYSHRGRILQISNFKDDSSPLAWDCSAWVRTYALFLEERLECFRVLKFVIETERLPKTSSPAGASKSRSTSRTILSASDELIEQLPVLQQLLYRLIGCQPEGAAYSNYLVQYALALILKESFKIYCGINDGIINLVDMFFDMSKHDAVKALNIYKRAGQQAESLAEFYEYCKGLDLARNFQFPTLRQPPPSFLATMEEYIKEAPQTSSVQNRLEYEQRVESPPPADGVEEKQVEEENNKPLQEPAATAAEETQAKEEVKEPQPLVSLDSTDDLLGLNEINPRALELEESNALALAIVPSGNESTTNRGLNEISGTGWELALVTAPSNHTSPPVESKLGGGFDKLLLDSLYEDDAARRQLQLKNAGYGYGSMDVQQNPFHQYQHNDPFIMSNDIAPPTNVQMALLAQQQQMMMMVPYQYPQQQNMPLLTHLEIHF, via the exons ATGGGATCATTTAAGAGTTTCAGACAAGCTTACGGGGCTCTCAAAGATTCAACCACCGTTGGTCTTGCAAAGGTCAATAGTGATTTCAAG GATTTAGACATTGCGATTGTAAAAGCTACTAATCACGTTGAGTGTCCTCCGAAAGAACgacatgttcgaa AAATATTGGCAGCCACAGCTGTTGCACGACCACGAGCAGATATAGCTTATTGCATTCATGCCCTAGCAAAGAGATTATCTAAGACACGAAATTGGATT GTTGCTATAAAGGTTTTAATAGTTATTCATAGATCATTAAGGGAAGGTGATCCTACATTTAGAGAAGAGCTTATGAACTACTCACATAGAGGACGTATTCTTCAAATATCAAACTTTAAAGATGATTCAAGCCCTCTTG CATGGGATTGCTCAGCATGGGTTAGGACATATGCACTTTTCTTAGAGGAGAGGCTTGAATGCTTTAGAGTATTGAAATTTGTTATTGAAACGGAACGGTTGCCAAAAACATCATCGCCAGCTGGCGCAAGCAAG TCACGTAGCACTAGCAGAACAATACTTTCAGCTAGTGATGAACTAATAGAGCAATTGCCTGTATTACAACAACTTCTTTATCGTCTTATAGGTTGTCAG CCTGAAGGAGCAGCTTATAGCAATTACCTCGTTCAATATGCCTTAGCTTTG ATACTAAAAGAGAGTTTCAAAATTTATTGTGGTATCAATGATGGAATTATCAACCTTGTAGATATG TTCTTTGATATGTCAAAACATGATGCCGTCAAAGCTCTTAATATATACAAAAGAGCTGGTCAACAG GCAGAAAGTCTTGCTGAGTTTTATGAATACTGCAAAGGATTAGATCTTGCTAGGAACTTCCAGTTTCCAACATTAAGACAG CCACCACCATCATTTCTTGCAACTATGGAAGAATATATAAAAGAAGCTCCCCAAACAAGTTCCGTCCAAAACAGGCTG GAATATGAACAGAGAGTGGAGTCACCTCCACCAGCAGATGGAGTTGAAGAAAAACAAGTAGAGGAGGAGAATAATAAACCATTGCAAGAACCAGCAGCAACAGCAGCAGAAGAGACACAAGCAAAGGAGGAAGTGAAGGAACCTCAACCACTTGTGTCACTTGATAGTACAGATGATTTGTTG GGTCTAAATGAAATAAACCCAAGAGCTTTAGAATTAGAGGAAAGCAATGCATTGGCTCTTGCAATTGTTCCATCAG GTAATGAATCAACAACAAATCGTGGGTTAAATGAAATCAGTGGCACGGGATGGGAACTAGCACTTGTTACAGCACCTAGCAATCATACATCTCCGCCGGTAGAAAGCAAATTG GGGGGAGGATTTGACAAGTTATTACTAGATAGTTTGTATGAAGATGATGCTGCTAGAAGGCAGTTGCAACTAAAAAATGCAGGATATGGATATGGAAGTATGGATGTTCAACAAAACCCTTTCCACCAGTATCAACACAATGACCCATTCATAATGTCCAATGACATTGCACCCCCAACAAATGTACAAATGGCCTTACTTGCTCAACAACAGCAAATGATGATGATGGTGCCTTATCAATACCCTCAACAACAGAACATGCCCCTTCTAACCCATTTGGAGATCCATTTTTAG